A single genomic interval of Penicillium psychrofluorescens genome assembly, chromosome: 2 harbors:
- a CDS encoding uncharacterized protein (ID:PFLUO_003124-T1.cds;~source:funannotate): MGVDPLSPVAPVRLRALLLPIGRIKRSRFLSFAARLQAENVVRLGDISPDARPNRNMFSPLAFPTGLILYDLSYSVPPTSHLELFPFELFREPLVILTIADGAELAPSSTGEKKDVHPTPDGLSSLLEALDVVKERNPRALVHQLLVFDHEDVEKLTNGPDNVLWVPRPQASKATTMKTVLCDITSVLLSELDEFAKTIQNIPSIESPKSSSWGPHRNPEQRPRAVDRLLHRMTSPAPMPTDPSAAPETPLSSNASSPAPSDHETPITFDEIHRSINLSSRTNSISRTPSVHSPKEHSRDRMSVSGVSATDRTKNRIKGRAGVVVGSLFLLAGRWPDALKELVEAANNARASSDYVWHGKALETILLTLLMFGWAGMDFQIPSILYPTAEKSSKSRRDSNPPAGAGNRAVSLQNLANLLPDLANTILHLYNRAANITEEPLPQLVFSETVIRLARLLVACRIRDGVLDDNALKHIVMNDLLTPLHQPELPRGTTVPRKSDIANFLFRALPLSPGSDLPATDAVPIIVGVISVLNTLGLPRKKAFILRELLALMVPSLVQARKIGAAEAGIHPAAGLASLSDTAFDVNALDVGPGNMETSVRLLLASVGEIYGVQPSAFYEWKKRESQSYNADGSSGCPEYDSIDAIAERSFRHVVLDRYGDLNLKIDVLKACINCCEALPDFNGVLRFTVELLQTVRGQLMLGESYQAPPYLPVDDQIRLSNNIKRTVAAASRLGASDVVAEYWDDFLVRDVQLLALSDNKRPVRRSRTQLDAATTDSEKVKKDPFLYNPFAKPSSKAIEMLTVAGEHASFRVTLQNPYDFEVEIEHMRLESEGVSFDAVAEHIVLPPLSLQEINVLGIAHEKGDLNITGCTVKVRHCRARKFPIFKTIWKPEPEVKFKRIGLESKKPLTERPLSWSSTTSKDGKVSSKKGPEATTCQVKVIGKQPSLVIESLSLSQSAMMVLEGEVRSFTITLQNTSSCPLDFILFTFQDSTTRQLQSALSNKDLLPVEIYELELKLANRPALQWRRGDSSSDDHSIPPGQKATFTVDVLGKPGLQDTTVQIDYSCVGAGEGNTPDVFYTRQLFVPLTVTVNASVEVARCDILPFNGDFAWRNHLHANPESGSASPPSKTIAAVDDDPFSKVLSRLGNGPYGPDHCVVLLDLRNAWPSPLSVWLRVSEQSFPDPSVVIASMKDSDGQYSVGGDFQPGQVCRFVLVLPRIYLDNPHAAIPVVNTGTRRQFVVSANKLSFEAEAASREAFWFREELLKRLVAGWKEPATGREGTIDLRNIRLNPRMVEAMRLEDVELSFSITSSDSDASVTQTGRFRFRTKTDDLLTLSVTVRNRSSRPIHPLLRLQPSLRHQPNNVALDLTRRLVWTGMLQQSLPVLQSGESTTATVGVAVLSRGEYEFGASVEEARLLRSADEQDGKDKDLADYHHYDGGGIKDTFGADVVRRRRIWHAKEACVIHAWD, from the exons ATGGGTGTTGACCCCCTGTCCCCGGTTGCGCCGGTGCGTCTCAGGGCACTCCTCCTTCCGATAGGGAGAATCAAGCGCTCGCGCTTCCTGAGCTTCGCCGCCAGACTCCAGGCCGAAAATGTGGTCCGATTGGGGGACATTAGCCCAGATGCACGGCCAAATCGAA ACATGTTCTCGCCGCTCGCATTTCCTACTGGACTGATCCTTTACGACCTTTCGTACTCGGTTCCTCCGACTTCGCACCTCGAACTCTTTCCGTTTGAACTTTTTCGAGAACCATTGGTGATCCTCACAATAGCGGATGGAGCTGAGCTCGCTCCAAGTTCGACcggggaaaagaaagacgTGCATCCGACGCCCGACGGCCTAAGTTCACTGCTAGAAGCGCTAGATGTTGTCAAGGAGAGGAATCCGCGCGCGTTAGTCCACCAACTACTGGTGTTCGATCATGAAGACGTGGAGAAGCTCACAAACGGGCCCGATAATGTCCTCTGGGTCCCGCGACCACAGGCATCCAAAGCCACCACAATGAAGACGGTGCTTTGTGATATTACCTCAGTCTTGCTCTCTGAGCTGGATGAATTTGCGAAGACGATCCAGAATATCCCCTCCATTGAGTCTCCTAAATCTTCTTCCTGGGGTCCACACCGGAATCCAGAGCAACGGCCGCGAGCAGTGGACCGGCTGCTTCATCGGATGACTTCACCTGCGCCAATGCCCACCGATCCAAGTGCTGCACCCGAGACTCCGCTGAGTTCCAATGCCAGTTCTCCGGCCCCCAGTGATCATGAGACGCCCATAACGTTTGACGAAATTCATCGATCCATTAATCTCTCTAGTCGTACGAATTCTATTAGCAGAACCCCATCTGTGCATTCGCCCAAGGAGCACAGCCGGGACCGCATGTCGGTCAGCGGCGTAAGTGCAACCGACAGAACCAAGAACCGCATCAAGGGCCGTGCTGGTGTTGTCGTTGGGTCTCTTTTCCTGCTGgcaggaagatggccagaTGCCctgaaggagctggttgaAGCGGCAAACAACGCTAGGGCAAGCAGCGATTATGTGTGGCATGGCAAAGCTCTTGAGACGATCCTTCTTACTTTGTTGATGTTCGGCTGGGCCGGGATGGACTTTCAG ATTCCATCTATCCTCTATCCAACGGCCGAGAAATCTTCCAAATCGCGTCGAGATTCTAATCCACCTGCCGGGGCTGGTAACCGTGCCGTGTCTCTTCAAAACCTAGCCAACCTGCTCCCAGACCTCGCAAACACCATCTTGCATCTTTACAACCGTGCTGCCAATATTACAGAGGAGCCTCTACCGCAGCTCGTGTTCTCCGAGACAGTCATCCGCTTAGCAAGGCTATTGGTGGCGTGCCGCATTCGTGATGGAGTTCTTGACGACAATGCCTTGAAGCATATTGTGATGAACGATCTTTTGACGCCATTGCACCAGCCAGAACTCCCTCGCGGGACGACTGTGCCTCGAAAATCCGATATTGCCAATTTCTTGTTCCGAGCTCTGCCGCTCTCTCCTGGCTCCGACCTACCTGCGACTGATGCCGTGCCCATTATAGTCGGAGTCATCTCCGTTTTGAATACTCTTGGTCTGCCAAGGAAAAAGGCTTTCATCTTGCGCGAACTTCTCGCGCTGATGGTACCAAGTCTTGTTCAGGCAAGGAAAATTGGAGCTGCGGAGGCCGGCATtcatcctgctgctgggctaGCGTCTCTAAGCGACACCGCATTCGATGTCAATGCTCTGGATGTTGGGCCCGGAAACATGGAGACAAGCGTGCGTCTTCTCCTTGCTTCGGTAGGCGAGATATATGGAGTTCAACCCTCGGCGTTTTacgagtggaagaagagagagagtcAATCTTACAACGCCGACGGATCCTCTGGCTGTCCAGAATACGACTCAATTGATGCTATTGCTGAACGATCATTTCGGCATGTCGTGTTGGATCGATATGGCGATTTGAACTTGAAGATCGATGTGCTCAAAGCATGCATCAACTGTTGTGAAGCACTTCCTGACTTCAATGGTGTTCTTCGTTTCACTGTCGAGCTCCTTCAAACAGTCCGAGGTCAACTCATGCTTGGTGAATCTTATCAAGCACCGCCTTATCTCCCAGTCGACGACCAAATTCGTCTTTCAAACAACATCAAGCGCACGGTAGCGGCTGCGAGCAGGCTTGGTGCCTCCGACGTGGTGGCTGAATACTGGGATGATTTCCTTGTTCGCGATGTACAATTACTGGCCCTTTCGGATAACAAGCGGCCTGTCCGGCGGTCCAGGACACAATTGGATGCGGCCACGACGGATTCCGAAAAGGTTAAGAAAGATCCTTTCTTATACAACCCGTTTGCgaagcccagcagcaaggcGATCGAGATGCTTACTGTGGCGGGTGAACACGCATCATTCCGGGTGACTCTCCAGAACCCCTACGATTTTGAGGTTGAGATCGAGCATATGCGCCTTGAGAGTGAGGGCGTGTCTTTTGATGCTGTGGCCGAACACAtcgttcttcctcctctttctctgcaAGAGATCAATGTCCTTGGTATCGCGCACGAGAAGGGTGACCTCAACATCACAGGATGCACGGTCAAGGTACGGCACTGTCGGGCCAGAAAATTTCCTATCTTCAAAACTATTTGGAAGCCCGAGCCTGAGGTCAAATTTAAGCGCATCGGTTTGGAATCGAAAAAACCATTGACCGAGCGCCCACTCTCGTGGAGTTCGACGACATCAAAGGACGGCAAGGTATCCAGCAAGAAGGGTCCCGAAGCGACAACCTGCCAGGTCAAGGTCATTGGGAAGCAGCCGTCGCTTGTGATTGAGTCATTGTCGCTATCGCAATCGGCGATGATGGTTCTGGAAGGAGAGGTCAGGTCCTTCACCATCACTTTGCAAAACACATCATCCTGCCCTCTTGACTTCATATTGTTTACTTTCCAGGATTCCACCACACGACAGCTGCAGTCCGCTCTCAGCAACAAAGATCTGTTGCCGGTAGAGATATACGAGCTGGAGTTGAAGCTGGCAAACAGGCCAGCCCTTCAGTGGCGTCGTGGGGATTCATCGTCCGACGACCACTCCATCCCTCCAGGCCAAAAAGCCACTTTTACTGTCGATGTCCTGGGGAAACCAGGCCTGCAAGACACGACTGTTCAGATCGACTATTCGTGCGTTGGCGCAGGCGAGGGAAACACTCCGGATGTGTTTTACACGCGGCAGCTATTCGTTCCACTGACTGTGACTGTGAATGCGAGTGTGGAAGTCGCACGTTGCGATATACTACCCTTCAACGGTGATTTCGCCTGGCGAAACCATCTTCATGCCAACCCCGAGTCTGGATCTGCCTCCCCACCAAGCAAGACAATCGCtgccgtcgacgacgacccATTCTCGAAAGTGCTTTCGCGTCTCGGTAACGGGCCTTATGGCCCAGATCACTGCGTTGTACTCCTCGATCTTCGGAACGCCTGGCCCAGCCCCCTGTCCGTCTGGTTGCGAGTCAGCGAGCAGTCCTTCCCCGATCCTTCGGTTGTGATAGCTTCCATGAAGGACTCTGACGGCCAGTACTCTGTCGGCGGCGATTTTCAGCCAGGTCAAGTGTGTCGGttcgtcctcgtcctgcCTCGCATTTACTTGGACAACCCGCACGCTGCTATTCCTGTCGTCAACACCGGCACACGTCGACAGTTTGTGGTCAGCGCTAACAAGCTTTCCttcgaggccgaggccgctTCCCGAGAGGCATTCTGGTTCCGCGAAGAACTCCTCAAGCGCCTCGTCGCTGGCTGGAAGGAACCCGCTACCGGCCGTGAAGGCACCATCGATCTACGCAACATCCGATTGAATCCTCGCATGGTCGAAGCCATGCGCCTCGAGGATGTGGaactttctttctctataACCTCATCCGACTCCGACGCCTCGGTCACGCAGACCGGCCGCTTCCGCTTCCGCACGAAGACCGACGACCTGCTGACTCTGAGTGTCACGGTCCGCAACCGCTCTTCTCGCCCCATCCACCcacttcttcgcctccagCCCAGCCTCCGCCACCAACCCAACAACGTCGCCCTAGACCTCACCCGCCGTCTCGTTTGGACGGGTATGCTGCAGCAGTCCCTCCCCGTTCTGCAAAGCGGCGAgtccaccacagccaccGTGGGGGTCGCAGTGCTCAGTCGTGGGGAGTACGAGTTCGGCGCCAGCGTTGAAGAGGCGCGTCTTCTTCGCTCGGCCGATGAGCAGGACGGGAAGGACAAAGACCTCGCAGATTACCACCATTATGACGGCGGTGGAATCAAGGATACATTCGGCGCGGATGTTGTCCGGCGCAGACGGATCTGGCATGCGAAGGAGGCGTGTGTGATTCATGCTTGGGATTGA
- a CDS encoding uncharacterized protein (ID:PFLUO_003122-T1.cds;~source:funannotate), whose product MDVVAAVSGYISKMVTAGESATRSSSTKMKILLLDSETVPIVSTAITQSALLNHEVYLIDRLDNSAREKMRHLRCLCFVRPSPTSIQLLIDEIREPKYGEYYIYLSNIIRKSSLERLAEADSHEVVHLVQEQYADFIVVNSDLCALNMGFPLQRLWSHSPDLWNADALQRATEGTLAMLLSLKKNPLIRYEKNSLLARKLATEVRYHLTQEEQLFNFRRTDTPPILLVLDRRDDPITPLLTQWTYQAMVHEMLGIHNGRVDLHDVPEIRPELQEIVLAQDQDPFFKKNMYQNFGDLGQNIKEYVEQYQNKTQSTMNIESISDMKRFVEDYPEFRKLSGNVSKHVTLVGELSRRVGEETLLDVSELEQSLACNENHSNDLKSLQRIIQLPNVPADNKLRLVALYALRYEKQQNNSLLALLDLLVSAGGVPSNHVNIISKLLAYHHSLQAPPVAGGFSDLFESTSFFSGARDRFKGLKGVENVYTQHSPRLEVTLQNLIKGRLKELQYPFLEGSGHTRDKPQDIIIFMVGGVTYEEAKMVAQVNASSPGIRVVLGGTTIHNSTTFLEEVSDAVGSWPEPEPTTAAGRLRREVGR is encoded by the exons ATGGACGTCGTCGCAGCCGTGTCCGGCTACATCTCCAAGATGGTGACGGCGGGCGAGTCGGCCACCCGGTCTTCGTCCACCAAGATGAAGATCCTGCTTCTCGATAGTGAGACA GTCCCCATTGTCTCGACCGCCATCACCCAGTCGGCACTCCTCAATCACGAAGTGTACCTCATTGACCGCCTCGACAACTCCGCGCGCGAGAAGATGCGACACCTGCGATGCCTGTGTTTCGTGCGGCCATCTCCGACATCCATCCAACTGCtgatcgacgagatccgAGAACCCAAATACGGCGAGTACTATATTTATCTGAgcaacatcatccgcaaaTCATCCCTGGAACGactcgccgaggccgacaGCCATGAGGTGGTGCACCTCGTCCAGGAACAATACGCCGACTTCATTGTCGTCAACTCGGACCTGTGTGCCTTGAATATGGGCTTTCCGTTACAGCGACTATGGAGCCATTCGCCAGATCTGTGGAACGCGGATGCCCTTCAGCGAGCCACTGAGGGGACGCTGGCCATGCTGCTTTCCCTAAAGAAGAACCCCCTGATCCGCTATGAGAAGAACAGTCTGCTGGCCCGTAAACTGGCGACGGAAGTTCGATACCACTTGACACAGGAGGAGCAGCTGTTTAATTTCCGGCGCACCGATACCCCTCCCATCTTGCTCGTTCTGGACCGGCGCGATGACCCGATTACCCCGTTGCTCACCCAGTGGACATATCAAGCGATGGTTCATGAGATGCTCGGCATTCACAATGGGAGGGTAGACCTGCATGATGTACCCGAGATTCGGCCAGAGCTCCAAGAGATCGTGCTCGCGCAGGACCAAGATCCattcttcaagaagaacatgtACCAGAACTTTGGTGACCTCGGCCAGAACATCAAGGAATATGTGGAGCAGTACCAGAACAAAACGCAGAGCACCATGAACATCGAGTCTATTAGCGACATGAAGCGCTTTGTGGAGGATTATCCCGAATTTCGCAAGCTCTCGGGCAACGTGAGCAAGCATGTTACCCTTGTGGGCGAGCTTAGTCGCCGAGTTGGTGAAGAAACCCTCCTTGACGTCAGCGAGCTAGAGCAGAGTCTGGCGTGCAATGAGAACCATTCCAACGATCTCAAG TCATTGCAGCGGATCATCCAATTGCCCAACGTACCGGCAGATAATAAGCTGCGTTTAGTGGCTCTGTATGCCCTTCGCTACGAGAAACAACAGAACAACTCTCTGTTAGCTCTCCTGGATTTGCTGGTTAGCGCTGGCGGTGTCCCTTCCAACCACGTGAACATTATCTCGAAGCTGCTGGCGTATCACCACTCTCTGCAGGCCCCACCGGTTGCAGGCGGATTTTCTGATCTGTTCGAATCGACCTCATTCTTCTCTGGGGCGAGAGACCGCTTCAAGGGATTGAAAGGCGTTGAGAACGTCTACACTCAGCACTCCCCACGACTCGAGGTCACCCTTCAAAACTTAATCAAGGGTCGcctgaaggagctgcagtACCCCTTCTTAGAGGGTAGCGGACACACGCGGGACAAACCACAggacatcatcatcttcatggtCGGCGGCGTTACATATGAAGAGGCCAAGATGGTCGCGCAGGTCAACGCCAGTTCCCCGGGTATCCGTGTTGTGCTAGGGggcaccaccatccacaacAGTACGACCTTCCTGGAAGAAGTTAGCGATGCCGTCGGTAGTTGGCCGGAGCCTGAACCTACAACAGCCGCCGGACGGCTGCGACGGGAGGTTGGGCGGTAA
- a CDS encoding uncharacterized protein (ID:PFLUO_003123-T1.cds;~source:funannotate) — MDQNSPPKQGASSPIASREPRLHLPSTTDPPGPLNPPKPLVWLVFGATGHMGRSLVKTALSHNDLVAAVGRTYENSPECMKELEDEHVNCMGLLCDVRARDTVQRVIEQTIARFGRIDVIANCSGYGVIGACEDQDEFDIRNQFETNFMGTLNMIQLSLPHFRERRAGRYLVFSSTSGALGVPGLGPYCASKYAVEGLMESMLYEVDSFNIKGTLVEPGHMRRDDIADLVSPSAMAANPSEHNLSSPLPLYGHFLVKPPSEPYNTPTSPAAHARRMLMWLGDKQPASAVKAAHLVWQLGHCSYPPLRLILGTYAVESIRDRLKCIIEEIEDWKHLSFPLGETQPAMGAREQSANLGEGNDG, encoded by the exons ATGGACCAGAACTCGCCCCCAAAACAGGGCGCCTCTTCCCCGATAGCATCGCGCGAGCCGCGACTTCATCTACCCTCGACGACCGACCCTCCGGGCCCGCTGAATCCACCCAAACCCCTCGTATGGCTG GTCTTCGGAGCAACAGGCCACATGGGCCGCTCACTTGTCAAAACCGCGCTCTCGCACAACGACCTCGTCGCAGCCGTCGGCCGGACCTACGAGAACAGTCCTGAATGCATGAAGGAGCTAGAAGACGAGCATGTCAACTGCATGGGCCTTCTGTGCGATGTTCGGGCGAGAGACACCGTCCAGCGCGTCATCGAGCAGACCATCGCGCGGTTCGGGCGCATCGACGTGATAGCCAATTGCTCCGGGTACGGCGTGATCGGCGCCTGCGAGGACCAGGACGAGTTTGATATCCGGAACCAGTTCGAGACAAATTTCATGGGCACCCTGAACATGATCCAATTATCACTTCCACATTTCAGGGAACGCCGTGCAGGGCGTTACCTCGTTTTCAGCTCGACGAGCGGCGCGCTGGGCGTTCCTGGCTTGGGGCCCTATTGCGCGAGCAAGTATGCAGTGGAGGGACTCATGGAGTCCATGCTCTACGAAGTCGACAGCTTCAATATCAAGGGCACGCTCGTCGAGCCGGGACATATGCGGCGCGACGATATCGCCGATTTGGTGTCGCCgtctgccatggcggccaatCCTTCCGAACACAATCTCTCCTCGCCATTACCGTTATACGGCCACTTCCTGGTCAAGCCACCCAGCGAGCCATACAACACACCTACATCGCCCGCTGCGCATGCGCGACGCATGCTCATGTGGCTGGGCGATAAGCAGCCTGCTAGCGCGGTCAAGGCTGCGCACCTGGTTTGGCAGCTGGGTCATTGCTCGTACCCGCCTCTGCGGCTGATTCTGGGAACTTATGCTGTGGAGAGTATAAGGGATCGTCTGAAGTGTATcattgaggagattgaggacTGGAAGCATCTTAGCTTTCCTTTGGGGGAGACGCAGCCTGCTATGGGTGCGCGTGAGCAGTCGGCAAATTTGGGGGAAGGAAATGATGGTTGA